Within Paeniglutamicibacter psychrophenolicus, the genomic segment CCATTGCGGCTGGAAACACCGTTGGCCTCTGGCTGCTGCGCGCTCACGGAGTGGCTCCTCGCGCACCTTCGAGGCCCGGTACCGATAGTGTCCCGCCAATCATGGCCGCCGGGCGCGTGGCCCGGACCCACTCGATCTTCAATTCGCTGTAGAGATGCGGAAACATTTCCCCGTTGCCGCCGTCCTCGAAGCGGATCGCGGTACCCGCGGCCGCAATAGCGGTTGCGTCCAGCTCCAGCACCACCAGGTCGCCGGTGTAGTCGGCGTAAATGAAGGAGGCGACCACCGGAAGCTGCTCCGGGAGCGAGCAATGGATGAAGCCTACCTCCGCAAGCGATGCGCC encodes:
- a CDS encoding DUF952 domain-containing protein, encoding MTTILHLARLQDWEAAQAQGAYRQSTRGASLAEVGFIHCSLPEQLPVVASFIYADYTGDLVVLELDATAIAAAGTAIRFEDGGNGEMFPHLYSELKIEWVRATRPAAMIGGTLSVPGLEGARGATP